In Mycobacterium branderi, the DNA window ATCCAGGCGCAGCTGGAGGACGCCTATGCCGGCGGCGACGACGAGCTCACCGTGCGTCTCAATCACGACTTTCACAGGGCCATCAACGTTGCCGCCGATTCGCCGAAGCTGGCGCAACTGATGTCCCAGATCACCCGTTACGCACCGGAATCGGTGTTTCCGACCATTCCCGGTTGGCCGGATCAGTCGATCAAAGACCACCGCCGGGTGTTGGCTGCGTTGGCGAAACATGACGCAGAGCTGGCCCGCAAAGCGATGTCGGAGCATCTCGCCGCCGGGGCTAAGCCATTGATCGAACACCTCGTCGAGCACGGGGTCGTCGACGAAACCAACAGCCCGAAGTCATGAGCGCCCTATGGCGTTGCCTCCTGGGTGGTGTCGTAGGTTGCCATGCCGACCTCCAACCATGCGTTCAGCAACTGTTGGTCTCCTGACGCGGCGACGACATCCTCGTCATCGAGCTGCTCCGCCGACGCACAGTGAACAGCGTCATAGCCGCGCAGCGAAAGACGGTGCGCCAGCTCAGCTGCCTGAATCACGACTTGCTCGTCCACTTCGATGATGTCCATCTCTGACCACATCTGGTCTAGACGTCGACGGGCCTGCCGGTGCTGATTTTCGGTCAGGCGTCGCATCCGTCGCGCCTGTGCCAATGCCGCGGCGGCTTCCACGTAAAGCAGCCTCGACGACACAACTACGTCGGCGTCATCCCAGAACCGCCGGCACGCGCCGCTGGTTGGCTCACCGATAAGCAAAGGTACGAACGCGGAGGTGTCCAGATAGCCGATCACCTACGC includes these proteins:
- a CDS encoding GntR family transcriptional regulator, with the protein product MNIPEFAARPQLSEDVARYVRKRIFDGTYSAGEYVRLDQLAAELGISVTPVREALFELRAEGLLAQQPRRGFVVLPVTGRDLADVANVQAHVGGELAARAAVNITEDQLRELKEIQAQLEDAYAGGDDELTVRLNHDFHRAINVAADSPKLAQLMSQITRYAPESVFPTIPGWPDQSIKDHRRVLAALAKHDAELARKAMSEHLAAGAKPLIEHLVEHGVVDETNSPKS
- a CDS encoding type II toxin-antitoxin system VapC family toxin, yielding MIGYLDTSAFVPLLIGEPTSGACRRFWDDADVVVSSRLLYVEAAAALAQARRMRRLTENQHRQARRRLDQMWSEMDIIEVDEQVVIQAAELAHRLSLRGYDAVHCASAEQLDDEDVVAASGDQQLLNAWLEVGMATYDTTQEATP